One Triplophysa rosa linkage group LG21, Trosa_1v2, whole genome shotgun sequence DNA segment encodes these proteins:
- the rarga gene encoding retinoic acid receptor gamma-A isoform X2: MFDCMEALGMGPRQLYDVTNRGACMLRKASPFYAGLDPFAWTGTASVRSVETQSASSEEMVPSSPSPPPPPRVYKPCFVCQDKSSGYHYGVSSCEGCKGFFRRSIQKNMVYTCHRDKNCQINKVTRNRCQYCRLQKCFEVGMSKEAVRNDRNKKKKDVKDEIVPPESYELSGELEELVNKVSKAHQETFPSLGQLGKYTTNSSSDHRVQLDLGLWDKFSELSTKCIIKIVEFAKRLPGFTTLTIADQITLLKSACLDILMLRICTRYTPEQDTMTFSDGLTLNRTQMHNAGFGPLTDIVFSFAGQLLPLEMDDTETGLLSAICLICGDRMDLEEPDRVDRLQEPLLEALKIYTRRRRPNKPHMFPRMLMKITDLRGISTKGAERAITLKMEIPGPMPPLIREMLENPEAFEDQAESTEKKPEPEQPAPPPALLSVKKEQEDEDDSWATENGSEPSPEEEDDDDDDGEEERGTDSDGEAWGSQEPNAEVSKKSHGGRAQ, encoded by the exons CGGTGGAGACCCAGAGCGCCAGTTCAGAGGAGATGGTGCCCAGCTCACCCTCTCCACCACCTCCACCTCGTGTCTACAAACCCTGTTTCGTCTGCCAGGACAAGTCTTCTGGGTACCACTACGGTGTCAGTTCTTGCGAGGGGTGCAAG GGTTTCTTCCGTCGCAGCATTCAGAAGAACATGGTGTACACCTGCCACCGCGACAAGAACTGCCAGATCAACAAGGTCACACGCAACCGCTGCCAGTACTGCCGACTGCAGAAGTGCTTCGAGGTTGGCATGTCCAAGGAAG CTGTGCGCAACGATCGAAATAAGAAGAAGAAGGATGTTAAGGACGAGATCGTCCCTCCAGAGAGCTACGAGCTGAGCGGGGAACTGGAGGAGTTGGTTAACAAAGTGAGCAAAGCGCATCAGGAGACCTTCCCTTCACTTGGCCAGCTGGGAAAATATACTACA AACTCCAGCTCAGATCACAGAGTCCAACTGGATCTGGGCCTGTGGGACAAGTTCAGCGAGCTCTCCACCAAGTGCATCATTAAAATCGTGGAGTTTGCCAAGCGCCTTCCGGGCTTCACCACCCTCACCATCGCAGATCAGATCACCCTCCTCAAATCAGCCTGCTTGGATATTCTG ATGCTGCGAATCTGCACACGATATACACCAGAGCAGGACACGATGACTTTTTCAGATGGATTGACCCTCAACCGGACTCAGATGCACAATGCTGGCTTTGGCCCACTTACAGACATCGTGTTCTCTTTTGCCGGTCAGCTCCTGCCGCTAGAGATGGATGATACAGAGACCGGCCTTCTCAGCGCCATCTGTCTCATTTGTGGAG aCCGAATGGACCTTGAGGAGCCCGATCGTGTAGATCGTCTTCAGGAACCCCTCCTGGAGGCTCTAAAGATCTACACACGGCGGCGGCGACCTAACAAACCCCACATGTTCCCACGCATGTTGATGAAGATCACTGACCTGCGTGGCATCAGCACCAAGG GTGCAGAAAGAGCTATAACTCTAAAGATGGAGATCCCAGGCCCCATGCCTCCTCTCATCCGAGAGATGCTGGAAAACCCAGAGGCCTTCGAAGACCAGGCCGAGAGCACAGAGAAGAAGCCCGAGCCCGAACAGCCGGCCCCTCCTCCAGCTCTGCTCAGTGTGAAGAAAGAGCAAGAGGATGAAGACGATAGCTGGGCCACGGAGAATGGCAGCGAGCCCTCACCCGAGGAGGAAGATGACGACGATGATGacggagaggaggagagaggtACGGACAGCGACGGAGAAGCCTGGGGCAGCCAGGAACCCAACGCGGAGGTGTCCAAAAAGAGCCACGGAGGAAGGGCTCAGTGA